Proteins encoded in a region of the Euleptes europaea isolate rEulEur1 chromosome 3, rEulEur1.hap1, whole genome shotgun sequence genome:
- the CAV1 gene encoding caveolin-1 isoform X2, translated as MADEMNEKEIHDVHTKEIDLVNRDPKHLNDDVVKIDFEDVIAEPEGTHSFDGVWKASFTTFTVTKYWFYRLLSALFGIPMALIWGIYFAILSFLHIWAVVPCIRSYLIEIQCIGRVYSICIHTFCDPLYESFGKMFSSIRATVLKEA; from the exons ATGGCCGATGAGATGAACGAGAAGGAGATCCACGACGTGCACACGAAGGAAATCGACCTGGTCAATCGAGACCCCAAGCATCTCAACGACGATGTGGTCAAG ATTGACTTTGAAGATGTGATTGCAGAACCCGAGGGGACTCACAGTTTTGACGGGGTCTGGAAAGCCAGCTTCACCACCTTCACCGTGACAAAATACTGGTTTTATCGCTTACTCTCTGCACTCTTTGGCATTCCCATGGCTCTCATCTGGGGCATTTACTTTGCTATTTTGTCATTCCTCCACATCTGGGCAGTGGTGCCCTGCATCAGGAGCTATCTGATTGAGATCCAGTGCATTGGCCGAGTTTATTCCATCTGCATCCACACCTTCTGCGACCCACTGTATGAGTCTTTCGGCAAAATGTTCAGTTCTATCAGAGCAACTGTACTGAAGGAAGCATAA
- the CAV1 gene encoding caveolin-1 isoform X1: protein MSGSKYVDSEGFLYTAPIREQGNIYKPNNKAMADEMNEKEIHDVHTKEIDLVNRDPKHLNDDVVKIDFEDVIAEPEGTHSFDGVWKASFTTFTVTKYWFYRLLSALFGIPMALIWGIYFAILSFLHIWAVVPCIRSYLIEIQCIGRVYSICIHTFCDPLYESFGKMFSSIRATVLKEA, encoded by the exons ATGTCTGGGAGCAAATACGTAGACTCAGAG GGCTTTTTGTACACCGCGCCCATCAGGGAGCAAGGCAACATCTACAAGCCCAACAACAAGGCCATGGCCGATGAGATGAACGAGAAGGAGATCCACGACGTGCACACGAAGGAAATCGACCTGGTCAATCGAGACCCCAAGCATCTCAACGACGATGTGGTCAAG ATTGACTTTGAAGATGTGATTGCAGAACCCGAGGGGACTCACAGTTTTGACGGGGTCTGGAAAGCCAGCTTCACCACCTTCACCGTGACAAAATACTGGTTTTATCGCTTACTCTCTGCACTCTTTGGCATTCCCATGGCTCTCATCTGGGGCATTTACTTTGCTATTTTGTCATTCCTCCACATCTGGGCAGTGGTGCCCTGCATCAGGAGCTATCTGATTGAGATCCAGTGCATTGGCCGAGTTTATTCCATCTGCATCCACACCTTCTGCGACCCACTGTATGAGTCTTTCGGCAAAATGTTCAGTTCTATCAGAGCAACTGTACTGAAGGAAGCATAA